A part of Pseudomonas sp. HR96 genomic DNA contains:
- a CDS encoding EamA family transporter, whose protein sequence is MTSTKTTLSPLAASSAVLAAQFSANAGAALAKTLFASVGTSGVATLRIGLAALLLLAVVRPWRFRLDAQQWRYVLIYGVMLAGMNLCLYQAFQRLPLGVASAIEISGPLAVSMLSSRRWVDGVWLIVAIASLSLLLPSETGGAPLDPVGILFGFGAAACWALYIVFGNRVKHNASSAVSWGMLVAALIALPMGLAQSGALLIQPAVLLAGLCIACLSSIVPNSLDMVALRNAPPKVFGLLSSAQPAVAALIGLVVLGEHLGLAQWAAIVGIVIACAGCVITASNEQATAAAVEH, encoded by the coding sequence ATGACTTCCACCAAAACCACACTCTCGCCGCTCGCCGCCAGCTCTGCTGTGCTGGCCGCGCAGTTTTCCGCCAACGCCGGCGCGGCGCTGGCCAAGACCCTGTTCGCCAGCGTCGGGACCTCTGGCGTGGCGACCCTGCGCATCGGCCTGGCCGCGTTGCTGCTGCTGGCGGTGGTGCGGCCCTGGCGGTTTCGCCTGGATGCCCAGCAGTGGCGCTATGTGCTGATCTACGGGGTGATGCTGGCCGGGATGAACCTGTGCCTGTACCAGGCGTTCCAGCGCCTGCCGCTGGGGGTGGCCTCGGCCATCGAGATCTCCGGGCCGCTGGCGGTGTCGATGCTGTCCTCGCGGCGCTGGGTCGACGGCGTCTGGCTGATTGTCGCGATCGCTTCGCTGTCCCTGCTGCTGCCCAGCGAGACCGGCGGCGCGCCGCTCGACCCGGTGGGCATCCTGTTCGGCTTCGGCGCGGCGGCCTGCTGGGCGCTGTATATCGTCTTCGGCAACCGGGTCAAACACAACGCCAGCAGTGCCGTCAGCTGGGGCATGCTGGTCGCCGCGTTGATCGCCCTGCCCATGGGCTTAGCGCAGAGCGGCGCGTTGCTGATTCAGCCGGCGGTGCTGCTGGCCGGCTTGTGCATCGCCTGCCTGTCGAGCATCGTGCCCAACAGCCTGGACATGGTCGCCCTGCGCAATGCCCCACCCAAGGTCTTCGGCCTGCTCAGCAGCGCCCAGCCGGCAGTGGCCGCGCTGATCGGCCTGGTGGTGCTGGGCGAGCACCTTGGCCTGGCGCAGTGGGCGGCCATCGTCGGCATCGTGATTGCCTGCGCCGGCTGCGTGATCACCGCCTCCAATGAGCAGGCGACCGCCGCCGCAGTCGAGCATTGA
- a CDS encoding GlxA family transcriptional regulator, whose translation MAIPVLFVLLPNVLMLDLAGPAEVLRLATQSGAGQGVGFQLQYVSPVSCVHSSIGLPLSGLAPLPATLAADSLVVLVGSTTQLGAGEQAAFEQAQAQVCQWLRDVYQPSGAQLVCVCAGALTAARAGLLDGRQCTSHHSLCGALQALAPKARVLDNRLYVIDGPISSSAGITAGIDLMLHLLAGLVGPQVACAVARDMVVYMRRAGADPQLSAWLSGRNHLHPALHRVQDALAAAPAEPWSVERMAAIACTSARHLGRVFHEHAQASPLDYLHRLRVGLARELLAQSTLDMEAVAQRAGFGSARHLRRVWGKFESAPPSYSRALDH comes from the coding sequence ATGGCGATACCGGTGCTGTTCGTGCTGCTGCCCAACGTGCTGATGCTCGACCTGGCCGGGCCTGCCGAGGTCCTGCGCCTGGCGACGCAGTCGGGAGCGGGGCAGGGCGTCGGTTTCCAGCTGCAGTACGTCAGCCCGGTCAGCTGCGTGCACAGCTCCATCGGCCTGCCCCTGAGCGGCCTGGCGCCCTTGCCGGCGACCCTGGCGGCCGACAGCCTGGTGGTACTGGTGGGTTCCACAACGCAGCTTGGCGCTGGCGAGCAGGCGGCGTTCGAGCAGGCCCAGGCGCAGGTCTGCCAGTGGCTGCGCGATGTCTACCAACCCAGCGGCGCGCAGCTGGTGTGCGTCTGCGCCGGCGCCCTGACGGCCGCCCGTGCCGGGCTGCTGGACGGGCGCCAATGCACCAGCCATCACAGCCTGTGCGGCGCCCTGCAAGCGCTGGCGCCCAAGGCGCGGGTGCTCGACAACCGGCTCTACGTGATCGACGGGCCGATCAGCAGCAGCGCCGGCATCACGGCGGGTATCGATCTGATGCTGCATCTGCTGGCCGGCCTTGTGGGGCCGCAGGTCGCCTGCGCGGTGGCCCGCGACATGGTGGTGTACATGCGCCGCGCCGGCGCCGACCCGCAGCTGTCGGCTTGGCTCAGCGGCCGCAATCACCTGCACCCGGCGCTGCATCGGGTGCAGGATGCACTCGCGGCGGCACCTGCCGAGCCGTGGAGCGTCGAGCGCATGGCAGCCATCGCCTGCACCAGCGCCCGCCACTTGGGGCGGGTGTTTCACGAGCACGCCCAGGCCAGCCCGCTGGACTACCTGCACCGCCTGCGGGTCGGGCTGGCGCGTGAATTGCTCGCCCAGTCGACCCTGGACATGGAAGCCGTGGCCCAGCGCGCTGGCTTCGGCTCGGCCCGGCACTTGCGGCGAGTCTGGGGCAAGTTCGAGAGTGCGCCGCCGTCGTACAGCCGAGCCCTTGATCACTAG
- a CDS encoding isochorismatase family protein, with protein sequence MSNHTALLVIDAQQSFRHSPYWSETDLPDYLARQQALIDGCVAKGIPVVQIFHVEDQGNFSLAAGFVRTLEGLRIEPAVIFHKHHHSALAGTELGAWLTGRGINRLIVSGIRTEQCCETTTRQASDAGYAVDFVSEATLTFAMTHARSGRSYSAAEIREKTELVLEGRFARILDVAQALEG encoded by the coding sequence ATGTCCAACCATACCGCCCTTCTGGTGATCGACGCGCAGCAGTCTTTCCGCCACTCGCCCTACTGGTCCGAAACCGACCTGCCCGACTACCTTGCCCGGCAGCAGGCGTTGATCGACGGCTGCGTGGCCAAGGGCATCCCGGTGGTGCAGATCTTCCATGTCGAAGACCAGGGGAATTTTTCCCTGGCGGCGGGGTTTGTGCGCACACTGGAAGGATTGCGCATCGAACCTGCAGTCATCTTCCACAAGCATCACCACAGCGCCCTGGCCGGCACCGAGCTGGGCGCCTGGCTGACCGGGCGAGGGATCAACCGGCTGATCGTCAGCGGCATTCGCACCGAACAATGCTGCGAGACCACCACCCGCCAGGCCTCGGACGCCGGCTACGCGGTAGATTTCGTCAGCGAGGCGACCCTGACTTTCGCCATGACTCATGCCCGGTCCGGGCGCAGCTACAGCGCGGCCGAGATTCGCGAGAAGACCGAACTGGTGCTGGAAGGGCGCTTCGCCCGCATCCTCGACGTGGCCCAGGCACTGGAGGGCTGA
- the uvsE gene encoding UV DNA damage repair endonuclease UvsE has product MTHPRIGFACQYRHAIRSLSLAELKVLETACNTRTTTLRWMDGVSPQVAQDKLLEVVTHNLAAQLRLLAYVAELPPALRMLRLSSDLLPFYSHPRVRDFYQGVERQAWLGERFAAMGELARGADIRLSFHPGQFCVLGSDKPEVVENSLAEFEYHADMIRMMGYGQRFQDFKCNVHIAGRLGGAGVRAVWPRLSQVARHCITFENEEKVYGVDDCLALADLAPVVLDIHHCWVNENDYIDPHDPRVARIIDSWRGVRPTMHYSQPQERLQELGFAAERKLEMAELLKVLNKRDLYGHSEVMWNRWTNDYALQFLDRFDIMFEAKHKNQATLLFYEQYKQRFAG; this is encoded by the coding sequence ATGACCCACCCTCGTATCGGCTTCGCCTGTCAGTATCGGCACGCCATCCGCAGCCTTTCCCTCGCTGAGCTCAAGGTCCTGGAAACCGCGTGCAACACGCGGACCACGACCTTGCGCTGGATGGATGGCGTCTCACCGCAGGTCGCCCAGGACAAGCTGCTCGAGGTGGTGACCCACAACCTTGCGGCGCAGTTGCGCCTGCTGGCCTATGTCGCCGAGCTGCCGCCGGCGCTACGCATGCTGCGCCTGAGCAGTGACCTGCTGCCGTTCTACAGCCACCCGCGGGTGCGCGACTTCTATCAGGGCGTCGAGCGGCAGGCGTGGCTGGGGGAGCGGTTCGCGGCGATGGGCGAGCTGGCGCGTGGCGCCGACATCCGGCTGTCGTTTCATCCCGGACAGTTCTGCGTGCTGGGGTCGGACAAGCCCGAGGTGGTGGAGAACAGCCTGGCCGAGTTCGAATACCACGCCGACATGATTCGCATGATGGGCTACGGCCAGCGCTTTCAGGACTTCAAGTGCAATGTGCACATCGCCGGGCGCCTGGGAGGGGCAGGGGTGCGGGCGGTCTGGCCGCGATTGTCGCAAGTGGCGCGCCACTGCATCACCTTCGAGAACGAGGAAAAGGTCTACGGCGTCGATGACTGCCTGGCCCTGGCCGATCTCGCCCCCGTGGTGCTGGATATTCACCATTGCTGGGTCAACGAGAACGACTATATCGACCCCCACGACCCGCGCGTGGCGCGGATCATCGACAGCTGGCGCGGCGTGCGCCCGACCATGCACTACTCGCAGCCCCAGGAACGCCTGCAGGAACTGGGTTTCGCCGCCGAGCGCAAGCTGGAGATGGCCGAGCTGCTCAAGGTGCTGAACAAGCGCGACCTGTACGGCCACAGCGAGGTGATGTGGAACCGCTGGACCAACGACTATGCCCTGCAGTTTCTTGATCGTTTCGACATCATGTTCGAGGCCAAGCACAAGAATCAGGCGACCTTGCTGTTTTATGAGCAGTACAAGCAGCGCTTCGCTGGCTGA
- a CDS encoding DUF427 domain-containing protein, whose translation MKLPSDQHPITLQTLPQRLTVRFKGTVIAQSDETLVVQEANYPPVYYVPRAHINAKYFSRTPHTSHCPYKGDASYYSLVVDGETAENAAWSYEAPYPALAEISEHVAFYPDKVAFEV comes from the coding sequence ATGAAACTGCCGAGTGACCAACACCCGATTACCCTCCAGACCCTGCCGCAGCGCCTGACCGTCCGATTCAAGGGCACCGTCATCGCCCAGTCCGACGAAACCCTGGTGGTGCAGGAGGCCAACTACCCCCCGGTCTACTACGTGCCCCGCGCGCACATCAACGCCAAATACTTCTCGCGCACCCCACACACCAGCCACTGCCCGTACAAGGGCGATGCCAGCTATTACAGCCTGGTGGTGGACGGCGAGACCGCCGAGAACGCCGCATGGAGCTACGAAGCTCCGTACCCGGCGCTGGCGGAAATCAGTGAACATGTGGCGTTCTATCCGGACAAGGTGGCCTTCGAGGTTTGA
- a CDS encoding xanthine dehydrogenase family protein molybdopterin-binding subunit: MSNRELSRRSFLQGGLIAGVTVTLAPLGSQAMAALKEGSVAAPSEKWMGHNGKARSRNDALSKVCGSKVFSRDIRAMDMQGWPQQQGHAMLLKITKVDRLYAGFDLSWLGSELQPDRIVTADDLKKDGIVFPEEHDPDPLLPVGQIPMFIGHPVAILIWHDFERFRQAKNKLKFNDKAIRYGDKAPLYERDPYGSFRYVRVGGATSADEDEFASLKDSMLFPMLRNRRPVWDSQPNLHGNLTERGLFYAERMRQQLASPPDNWLIFDERYKTPSIEPAALEPDNGNGWYDPASKTLHFVVATQCPLEAATETAKMIAPSRFGLSNLNMHPGYTVGYGSKDHNIFVYYAALAALYGAGVPIRLANDRYEQFQSGIKRHPFDIRYRLAVDKNDNSFKIFLADMDVDGGGRINYSPSVAAVGATASQSIYYMPQNDLQVTAYYSRGVEAGSMRGYGTLQSMAATEMMVDEIAGRLGVDPLELRRRNAMRTGMKNTQGAIPAGALRLHEILDKAAEHPAWKNRDALKLDREAKDPDHWHGIGFAICQKDFGTGSEAPMASIEFNADGHITLRHIGIELGTGMSTSQALVVADFLGQAANEVKTAVTDWPELQLISSGNPYIMSQSDQDNLLRNPRWVGKVASASSATNSAYYFSHATREAARVLFNNGIWPAALEIWGQGPYGGSANPYVLRREDAHWVDGQLTADGMQPLPFAQLARRAHERGLVTGATVHGFNRWMWAQADYSIDGVKERLPLDGLAVKYGDGAPSAKKALMSTAGFHLLDRQNVHYPDVQLNNAMVTYYSPVATVVELRVNKGSHEVQVLNHHSWVECGRALVPELVKGQLEGGIAMGIGHALTEEMPLYEGGPGEGDWNFNRYRLPMARHVAVWTQTSEILPPLSPSDPSKGIAEVVMIPIVGAIGNAVAHAIGKRVRDLPITSARIKEALNG; encoded by the coding sequence ATGTCCAACCGCGAACTCTCTCGGCGCTCCTTTTTGCAAGGAGGGCTGATCGCTGGCGTGACCGTGACGCTGGCACCCCTTGGCAGTCAGGCCATGGCGGCGCTCAAGGAAGGCAGCGTGGCCGCCCCCTCGGAAAAATGGATGGGCCATAACGGCAAGGCGCGCTCGCGTAACGACGCGCTGTCCAAGGTCTGCGGCAGCAAGGTGTTCTCCCGCGACATCCGCGCCATGGACATGCAAGGCTGGCCGCAGCAGCAAGGCCACGCCATGCTGCTCAAGATCACCAAGGTCGACCGCCTTTATGCAGGCTTCGACCTGTCGTGGCTGGGCAGCGAATTGCAGCCGGACCGCATCGTCACCGCCGACGACCTGAAAAAGGACGGCATCGTCTTTCCCGAGGAGCACGACCCGGACCCGCTGCTGCCGGTCGGGCAGATCCCCATGTTCATCGGCCACCCGGTCGCGATCCTGATCTGGCACGACTTCGAACGCTTCCGCCAGGCCAAGAACAAGCTCAAGTTCAACGACAAGGCGATCCGCTACGGCGACAAGGCGCCGCTGTACGAGCGCGACCCGTACGGCAGCTTCCGCTATGTCCGCGTGGGCGGCGCTACCTCGGCCGACGAGGACGAGTTCGCCAGCCTGAAAGACTCCATGCTCTTTCCGATGCTGCGCAACCGCCGCCCGGTCTGGGACTCGCAGCCCAACCTGCACGGCAACCTGACCGAGCGTGGCCTGTTCTACGCCGAGCGCATGCGCCAGCAGCTGGCCAGCCCGCCGGACAACTGGCTGATCTTCGACGAGCGCTACAAGACCCCGTCCATCGAACCGGCCGCACTGGAGCCGGACAACGGCAACGGCTGGTACGACCCGGCCAGCAAGACCCTGCACTTTGTGGTTGCGACCCAGTGCCCGCTGGAGGCGGCCACCGAAACGGCGAAGATGATCGCGCCGTCGCGCTTCGGCCTGAGCAATCTCAACATGCACCCCGGCTACACCGTCGGCTACGGCTCCAAGGACCACAACATCTTCGTCTACTACGCAGCCCTGGCCGCGTTGTACGGCGCGGGCGTACCGATTCGCCTGGCCAACGACCGCTATGAACAGTTCCAGAGCGGCATCAAGCGCCACCCGTTCGACATCCGCTACCGCCTGGCCGTGGACAAGAACGACAACAGCTTCAAGATCTTCCTCGCCGACATGGACGTCGACGGCGGCGGGCGCATCAACTACAGCCCCTCGGTGGCGGCAGTCGGGGCCACCGCCTCGCAGTCGATCTACTACATGCCGCAGAACGACCTGCAGGTTACCGCCTATTATTCGCGCGGCGTCGAGGCCGGCTCCATGCGCGGCTACGGCACGCTGCAGAGCATGGCCGCCACCGAGATGATGGTCGACGAGATCGCCGGCCGGCTGGGCGTCGACCCGCTGGAACTGCGCCGCCGCAACGCCATGCGCACCGGCATGAAGAACACCCAGGGGGCGATTCCTGCAGGTGCCCTGCGCCTGCACGAGATCCTCGACAAGGCTGCCGAGCACCCCGCCTGGAAGAACCGCGACGCGCTCAAGCTCGACCGCGAGGCCAAGGACCCTGACCACTGGCACGGCATCGGCTTCGCCATCTGCCAGAAGGACTTCGGCACCGGCTCCGAAGCGCCCATGGCCAGCATCGAGTTCAATGCCGACGGCCACATCACCCTGCGCCATATCGGTATCGAGCTGGGCACCGGCATGTCCACCTCCCAGGCCCTGGTGGTCGCCGATTTCCTCGGCCAGGCGGCCAACGAGGTCAAGACCGCTGTCACCGACTGGCCGGAGCTGCAGCTGATCAGCAGCGGCAACCCTTACATCATGAGCCAGAGCGACCAGGACAACCTGCTGCGCAACCCGCGCTGGGTCGGCAAGGTGGCGTCTGCCTCGTCGGCGACCAACTCGGCCTACTATTTCAGCCACGCCACCCGCGAAGCGGCACGCGTGCTGTTCAACAATGGCATCTGGCCGGCGGCGCTGGAAATCTGGGGCCAGGGCCCCTACGGCGGCTCGGCCAACCCCTATGTGCTGCGCCGCGAGGACGCCCACTGGGTCGACGGCCAATTGACCGCCGACGGCATGCAGCCGCTGCCGTTCGCCCAGCTGGCGCGCCGCGCCCATGAGCGCGGGCTGGTCACCGGCGCCACGGTGCACGGCTTCAACCGCTGGATGTGGGCACAGGCCGACTACAGCATCGACGGCGTCAAGGAGCGCCTGCCGCTGGACGGCCTGGCGGTGAAATACGGCGACGGTGCGCCAAGCGCGAAAAAGGCGCTGATGAGCACTGCCGGCTTCCACCTGCTGGACCGCCAGAACGTGCATTACCCCGACGTGCAGCTGAACAACGCCATGGTCACCTACTACAGCCCGGTGGCCACGGTGGTGGAGCTGCGGGTCAACAAGGGCTCCCATGAAGTGCAAGTGCTCAACCACCACTCCTGGGTCGAATGCGGCCGGGCGCTGGTGCCCGAACTGGTCAAGGGGCAGCTGGAAGGCGGCATCGCCATGGGCATCGGCCACGCGTTGACCGAGGAAATGCCGCTGTACGAGGGCGGCCCCGGTGAAGGCGACTGGAACTTCAACCGCTACCGCCTGCCCATGGCGCGGCATGTCGCGGTGTGGACGCAGACGTCGGAGATCCTCCCGCCGCTGTCGCCCAGCGACCCCTCCAAGGGCATCGCCGAAGTGGTGATGATCCCCATCGTCGGCGCCATCGGCAATGCCGTCGCCCACGCCATCGGCAAGCGCGTGCGCGACCTGCCGATCACTTCCGCTCGCATCAAGGAGGCCCTCAATGGCTGA
- a CDS encoding (2Fe-2S)-binding protein: protein MADRPLNITLNGQATGIVTVPDDLPMVDFLHEYQNLTGSRLGCGQGICHACVVIVDNPDGTSEEVRTCITGAHYFDGKKVRTIEGHARRDESGQVVELNPIQQRFVDEFAFQCSYCAPGFVNAATVLVEKLQRKPVVKSQLEQVIEESLGHHICRCTGYVRYYNATRLVLNDLGLVTEG from the coding sequence ATGGCTGACCGTCCGCTCAACATCACCCTCAACGGTCAAGCCACCGGCATAGTCACGGTGCCGGACGACCTGCCCATGGTCGACTTCCTGCACGAGTACCAGAACCTCACCGGCTCGCGCCTGGGCTGTGGCCAGGGCATCTGCCACGCCTGCGTGGTGATCGTCGACAACCCCGACGGCACCAGCGAGGAAGTGCGCACCTGCATCACCGGCGCGCACTACTTCGACGGCAAGAAAGTGCGCACCATCGAAGGCCACGCCCGCCGCGACGAGAGCGGCCAGGTGGTCGAGCTCAACCCGATCCAGCAGCGCTTCGTCGACGAGTTCGCCTTCCAGTGCAGCTACTGCGCGCCTGGCTTCGTCAACGCCGCCACGGTGCTGGTGGAAAAGCTGCAGCGCAAGCCAGTGGTCAAAAGCCAGCTGGAGCAGGTGATCGAAGAGAGCCTGGGCCACCACATCTGTCGCTGCACCGGCTACGTGCGTTACTACAACGCCACGCGCCTGGTGCTCAACGACCTCGGCCTGGTCACGGAGGGTTGA
- a CDS encoding cytochrome c yields the protein MKPLLSRLALAVALCGPLLCASAADSAPSEQVKRGEYLARAADCMACHTAVGGAPYAGGLPIVSPFGTIYGTNITPDKDYGIGQYSDDEFYAAVTRGKRRDGANLYPAMPYASYHLMPREEVDAIHAYLKTVAPIHRPAPETHLTFPFNVRLGLTGWNLMYGDALQLAPTEGKTSAYQRGQYLVEVLGHCGECHTPRGLSGAMQLDKRLTGGMLNGYLAPNLLAPELAARGWNTDDLSTFLKHGMSAQGSMFNEMFPVFHNSTQGLNDDDLRAMATYLLGDNPPAPHSPAPVAMQQLTASAQRGRQQYLNLCAGCHAPEGDGKPHIAVAMVGNTTLRLEAPDNLLRVIEDGIGEQKFQGFERMQPMPGFADKLNHEQLADLLNYLRQAWGGQPGNLNAGDVERLRADAPATEHKVH from the coding sequence GTGAAGCCATTACTGTCCCGCCTCGCGTTGGCGGTGGCCCTGTGCGGCCCGCTGCTTTGTGCATCTGCCGCCGACAGCGCGCCCAGCGAACAGGTCAAGCGCGGTGAATACCTGGCCCGCGCCGCCGACTGCATGGCCTGCCACACGGCGGTCGGCGGCGCGCCGTATGCCGGCGGCCTGCCGATCGTCTCGCCGTTCGGCACCATCTATGGCACCAACATCACCCCGGACAAGGACTACGGCATCGGCCAGTACAGCGATGACGAGTTCTACGCTGCCGTGACCCGCGGCAAGCGCCGCGATGGCGCCAATCTGTACCCGGCGATGCCCTACGCCTCGTATCACCTGATGCCGCGCGAGGAGGTCGATGCCATCCATGCCTACCTCAAGACTGTGGCGCCGATCCACCGCCCTGCCCCGGAAACTCACCTGACCTTTCCGTTCAACGTGCGCCTGGGCCTGACCGGCTGGAACCTGATGTACGGCGACGCTTTGCAGCTGGCCCCGACCGAGGGCAAGACTTCGGCCTACCAACGCGGCCAGTACCTGGTCGAAGTGCTCGGACACTGCGGTGAATGCCACACCCCACGCGGCCTGTCCGGCGCCATGCAGCTGGACAAGCGCTTGACCGGCGGCATGCTCAACGGCTACCTGGCGCCCAACCTGCTGGCCCCGGAACTCGCCGCGCGCGGCTGGAACACCGACGACCTGAGCACCTTCCTCAAACATGGCATGAGTGCCCAGGGCAGCATGTTCAACGAAATGTTCCCGGTGTTCCATAACAGTACCCAGGGGCTCAACGACGACGACCTCAGGGCCATGGCCACCTACCTGCTCGGCGACAACCCGCCCGCGCCGCACAGCCCGGCGCCGGTGGCCATGCAGCAGTTGACCGCCAGCGCCCAGCGTGGCCGCCAGCAATACCTCAACCTCTGCGCCGGCTGCCACGCCCCTGAAGGTGACGGCAAGCCGCATATCGCGGTGGCCATGGTCGGCAATACCACCCTGCGCCTGGAGGCGCCGGACAACCTGCTGCGGGTCATCGAGGACGGCATCGGCGAACAGAAATTCCAGGGCTTCGAGCGCATGCAGCCGATGCCCGGGTTTGCCGACAAGCTCAACCACGAACAGCTCGCCGACCTGCTCAACTACCTGCGCCAGGCCTGGGGCGGCCAGCCCGGCAACCTCAACGCCGGTGACGTCGAGCGGCTGCGCGCCGACGCCCCGGCCACCGAGCACAAGGTGCATTGA
- a CDS encoding XdhC family protein, giving the protein MQHLDLQVIERAGHWLAEGQPIWLCTVLATYGSAPRAPGSMLTVNSAGQWLGSLSGGCVEEDFLARVADGEFNEAVCVVRYGAGDEPRTRVRLPCGGVLDVLVERLPANCASREHLHQLQSALRGQVRLIRQINLADGALQLLADPAQGPRIEREPHSVRVRVGAAQRLLLAGYSSVAQICAQFAVSLGFEVILCDPRDEVLAGVSLEGVEIRRELPSVFIAQGGCHRDTAVVALTHDPRIDDLAMMEAIHTEAFYIGVMGSQQTTRKRFERLRRIAGLNDEQLARIHAPIGLNLGSKTPAEIALAVLADIVRIRSGVARDRV; this is encoded by the coding sequence ATGCAGCACCTGGACCTGCAGGTGATCGAACGGGCCGGGCACTGGCTCGCCGAGGGGCAGCCGATCTGGCTGTGCACGGTGCTCGCCACCTACGGCTCGGCGCCCCGGGCGCCAGGCTCGATGCTGACGGTCAACAGCGCCGGGCAGTGGCTCGGCTCGTTGTCCGGCGGCTGTGTGGAGGAAGATTTTCTCGCCCGGGTCGCCGACGGCGAGTTCAACGAGGCGGTCTGCGTGGTGCGCTATGGCGCCGGCGACGAACCGCGCACCCGGGTCAGACTGCCCTGCGGCGGCGTGCTCGATGTGCTGGTCGAGCGCCTGCCGGCCAACTGTGCCAGCCGTGAACATTTGCATCAATTGCAGTCGGCGCTGCGCGGCCAGGTGCGCTTGATTCGCCAGATCAACCTGGCCGACGGCGCGCTGCAGTTGCTTGCCGACCCAGCCCAGGGGCCGCGCATCGAGCGCGAGCCGCACAGCGTGCGGGTTCGCGTCGGCGCTGCGCAACGCCTGCTGCTGGCCGGTTATTCCAGCGTGGCGCAAATCTGCGCGCAGTTCGCCGTCAGCCTCGGCTTCGAAGTGATTTTGTGCGACCCACGGGACGAAGTCCTCGCCGGGGTCAGCCTGGAGGGTGTCGAGATCCGTCGAGAGCTGCCCTCGGTGTTCATTGCCCAGGGCGGTTGCCACCGCGACACCGCCGTGGTCGCCCTGACCCACGACCCGCGCATCGACGACCTGGCCATGATGGAGGCGATTCACACCGAGGCTTTCTATATCGGCGTGATGGGCTCGCAGCAGACCACACGCAAACGCTTCGAGCGGCTGCGGCGCATTGCCGGGCTGAACGATGAGCAACTGGCGCGCATCCACGCACCCATCGGCCTGAACCTGGGCAGCAAGACCCCCGCCGAGATTGCCCTCGCGGTGCTGGCCGATATCGTGCGAATCCGCAGCGGAGTGGCCCGCGACCGGGTTTGA
- a CDS encoding quinone oxidoreductase, protein MQGLYIDRYGGPQVVQLRTDLPRPGAAPGHVLVKVACAGINFMDVHTRQGKYALSRTYPVRLPCTLGMEGAGEVVEVGEGAGHFRPGDRVAWCIAWGSFAEYVSVPAARLAKIPDGIGYDVAAAAIFQGSTAHYLVQDIARLAPGSSCLIHAAAGSIGQLLVQLAHRCGARVLATGSSPSKCAVARRLGAEQAMGYEHFADQVLAATGGCGVDVVFDSLGKATLRESFRACRARGLVINYGNVSGSVRDLDPIELGEAGSLFLTRPRLADHMADGVTVQRRADAVFAAILDGSLQVQIEGRYRLDEVAQVHARIEAREMIGKAVVVMG, encoded by the coding sequence ATGCAGGGCTTATATATCGACCGCTATGGCGGTCCGCAGGTTGTGCAGTTGCGCACCGACCTGCCTCGACCTGGCGCCGCGCCAGGGCATGTGCTGGTGAAGGTGGCCTGCGCCGGCATCAATTTCATGGACGTGCACACGCGCCAGGGCAAATACGCCCTTTCGCGCACTTACCCGGTTCGCCTGCCGTGCACCCTGGGCATGGAGGGCGCTGGCGAGGTGGTCGAAGTCGGGGAGGGAGCTGGGCACTTTCGCCCCGGTGATCGAGTGGCCTGGTGCATCGCCTGGGGCAGCTTCGCCGAGTATGTCAGCGTGCCGGCCGCACGGTTGGCGAAGATCCCGGACGGCATCGGCTATGACGTCGCGGCAGCGGCGATTTTCCAGGGCTCGACCGCGCATTATCTGGTGCAGGATATCGCCCGCCTGGCGCCGGGCAGCAGTTGTCTGATTCATGCCGCTGCCGGCAGCATTGGCCAGTTGCTGGTGCAACTGGCCCATCGGTGCGGGGCCCGGGTGCTGGCCACCGGCAGCAGCCCGAGCAAATGCGCCGTCGCCCGGCGGTTGGGCGCCGAGCAGGCCATGGGCTACGAGCATTTCGCCGATCAGGTGCTGGCGGCGACCGGGGGCTGCGGGGTGGATGTGGTCTTCGATTCGCTGGGCAAGGCCACCTTGCGCGAGAGCTTTCGCGCCTGCCGGGCGCGGGGCCTGGTCATTAATTACGGCAATGTGTCGGGCTCGGTCCGCGACCTGGACCCGATCGAGCTGGGCGAGGCCGGCTCGCTGTTTCTCACCCGGCCGCGGCTGGCCGATCACATGGCCGACGGAGTCACGGTGCAACGCCGGGCGGACGCGGTGTTCGCGGCGATTCTGGATGGGTCGTTGCAGGTGCAGATCGAAGGCCGCTACCGCCTGGACGAGGTGGCCCAGGTGCATGCGCGGATCGAGGCGCGGGAGATGATCGGCAAGGCAGTGGTGGTGATGGGCTGA